Proteins from one Ornithobacterium rhinotracheale genomic window:
- a CDS encoding outer membrane beta-barrel protein, whose product MKKLSTLMLLIFTSVFVNAQKKGTDWLKLGVHAGIPVADTKDASSFAVGVDAKYQFLDLKSFGLGLATGYTHYFKKNDAENIGLLPVAALLRYYPTRRFFLGADVGVGVAFLKEDTKAGFYYRPELGYHNDEWNVFVFYQGDAVKDLNIGAAGIGVSYNILRPMK is encoded by the coding sequence ATGAAGAAATTAAGCACATTAATGTTGTTGATTTTTACAAGCGTATTTGTAAATGCACAAAAGAAAGGAACTGATTGGTTAAAATTAGGAGTTCATGCGGGAATCCCAGTTGCGGATACTAAAGATGCTTCTTCTTTTGCCGTGGGTGTTGATGCTAAGTACCAGTTCCTAGACCTCAAAAGTTTTGGCTTAGGTTTAGCAACAGGCTACACCCATTATTTTAAGAAAAACGATGCCGAAAACATAGGCCTATTACCCGTTGCCGCGCTATTGCGCTACTACCCCACCAGACGGTTTTTCCTCGGGGCTGATGTAGGCGTGGGAGTAGCATTCTTAAAAGAAGATACCAAGGCAGGCTTCTATTACCGCCCAGAATTGGGGTATCACAATGATGAGTGGAATGTATTTGTATTCTATCAAGGTGATGCTGTAAAAGACTTAAACATTGGAGCAGCCGGAATTGGTGTAAGTTATAATATCTTACGCCCAATGAAATAA
- a CDS encoding uroporphyrinogen-III synthase produces MNIKSILVSQPKPNSEGSPYLTLEKDLGIKVDFEPFIKVEGLTAKDLRQQKIDLSKFTGIVLTSKNAVDHFFRVAEEMRFHVPDAMKYYCQSEAVAFYLQKYIVYRKRKVYIGGKTFADLKPILKKLKKEKLLLPSSNSLKPDVPALMDELGLDWKRGIMYQTVSCDLSEKNVKDYDILVFFSPLGIKSLFESFPDYKQEKQVIAVFGKSTVTEAEKNGLEVNIKVPTPETPSMTMALENYIRKANQ; encoded by the coding sequence ATGAATATAAAATCCATCCTAGTATCTCAGCCCAAGCCAAACTCGGAGGGTTCGCCGTACCTTACACTTGAAAAAGATTTAGGAATTAAGGTAGACTTTGAGCCATTTATCAAAGTAGAAGGGCTTACTGCTAAGGATTTAAGACAGCAGAAAATAGATTTAAGCAAATTTACAGGCATCGTTCTCACCAGTAAAAACGCCGTAGACCACTTTTTTAGAGTAGCAGAGGAGATGCGCTTCCACGTGCCAGATGCAATGAAGTATTATTGCCAGAGTGAGGCAGTCGCATTTTACTTGCAAAAATACATCGTGTATAGAAAGAGAAAAGTGTATATCGGAGGGAAAACTTTTGCAGATTTAAAGCCCATTTTAAAAAAATTAAAAAAAGAAAAACTCCTGCTCCCTTCCTCCAATTCACTGAAACCAGATGTTCCTGCCTTGATGGATGAGCTGGGGCTGGATTGGAAAAGAGGCATTATGTACCAAACGGTGAGCTGCGATTTATCTGAAAAGAATGTAAAAGATTACGATATTTTAGTATTCTTTAGCCCGTTGGGGATTAAATCCTTGTTTGAGAGCTTTCCAGATTATAAGCAAGAAAAACAAGTCATTGCTGTGTTTGGGAAATCTACCGTTACCGAGGCAGAGAAAAATGGCTTAGAGGTAAATATCAAAGTCCCTACGCCAGAAACTCCTTCTATGACTATGGCGTTGGAAAACTATATCAGAAAAGCAAATCAATAA
- a CDS encoding DUF4271 domain-containing protein, with protein sequence MEGNLRLIENKDGIFLLLMAVCALLMFTRWAFKKYYDDLGTLEKFSEKKDNFLLLNGIYMAIFSTLVGLFLLPFVVQWGVWQGYDAYVQLTFLALIVMGYIIIKVLANALIFSLVGYAEILRDFFISRSYFGIFITLGLVAISFLYYFSKIDAQILTYVAISFLAIMFLITLISFYLRTSKEYKFPIYYIILYLCALEILPFAIVCKFILLES encoded by the coding sequence GTGGAAGGAAATTTAAGATTGATAGAAAATAAAGATGGAATTTTTCTCCTGCTGATGGCCGTGTGCGCACTGCTGATGTTCACCCGCTGGGCTTTTAAAAAGTATTATGATGATTTGGGAACATTGGAGAAATTTAGTGAGAAAAAGGACAATTTTTTGCTCCTAAACGGCATTTATATGGCCATATTTTCCACTTTGGTGGGCTTGTTTCTGCTGCCCTTTGTGGTGCAGTGGGGCGTGTGGCAGGGCTATGATGCCTATGTGCAGCTCACATTTTTAGCCTTAATAGTGATGGGCTATATCATCATCAAGGTGCTTGCCAATGCACTGATTTTCTCCCTAGTGGGCTATGCCGAAATTTTGCGTGATTTCTTTATTTCGCGCTCATATTTTGGAATATTCATAACATTGGGGCTCGTGGCGATTAGTTTTTTATATTATTTCTCAAAAATTGATGCGCAGATTTTAACCTATGTAGCCATAAGCTTTTTAGCCATAATGTTTTTAATAACGCTCATTTCCTTTTATTTAAGGACAAGCAAGGAATATAAATTCCCAATTTACTATATTATTTTGTACCTTTGTGCCCTTGAAATATTACCTTTCGCCATCGTGTGCAAGTTTATCTTGCTCGAAAGCTAA
- a CDS encoding polyprenol monophosphomannose synthase: MKKLVIIPTYNEKENIEKIVRATLALPQDFDVLVVDDSSPDGTVEIVKELITLFPERIFLEVRQIKDGLGRAYVHGFKWALAHGYDYIFEMDADFSHNPNDLPKLLKACQEGADMAVGSRYSQGVNVVNWPMHRVLLSYFASKYVRLITQLPLHDTTAGFVCYTRKALESLDLNQIEFKGYGFQIEMKYKIWKKGLKIVEVPIIFTDRTLGESKISNSIIKEGFLGVIKLKYKSLIGKL; the protein is encoded by the coding sequence ATAAAGAAATTAGTCATAATCCCTACCTACAACGAGAAGGAAAACATCGAAAAAATCGTGCGTGCAACACTCGCATTGCCACAAGATTTCGATGTTTTGGTGGTAGACGATTCCTCGCCAGATGGCACCGTGGAGATTGTAAAAGAGCTCATCACGCTCTTCCCTGAGCGCATCTTCCTAGAAGTAAGGCAAATTAAAGATGGCCTAGGGCGTGCCTATGTTCACGGGTTTAAATGGGCGCTTGCTCACGGCTACGACTATATTTTTGAAATGGACGCCGATTTCTCTCACAACCCCAACGACTTGCCTAAACTATTAAAAGCCTGCCAAGAGGGCGCAGATATGGCCGTGGGCTCGCGCTACTCGCAGGGTGTGAATGTGGTAAACTGGCCTATGCACCGCGTACTGCTCTCATACTTTGCCTCCAAATATGTGCGCCTAATCACCCAGCTCCCCCTGCACGACACCACAGCGGGCTTCGTGTGCTATACCCGAAAAGCACTTGAAAGCCTTGATTTAAACCAAATCGAGTTTAAAGGCTACGGCTTCCAAATTGAAATGAAATATAAAATCTGGAAAAAAGGCTTAAAAATCGTGGAAGTACCCATCATTTTTACCGACCGCACGCTGGGCGAATCCAAAATCAGCAACTCCATCATTAAGGAAGGGTTCCTTGGGGTAATTAAGCTAAAATATAAATCTTTAATTGGGAAACTCTAA
- a CDS encoding DUF4296 domain-containing protein encodes MIKKLLLSIFAISLLACNHGIKKPDNLIDRETFKRALTQMYLYKQAPNLSVSREIDFNAISAAILDKYHLSAEDFRKSLEYYMASPELYKDILQEIQDSIRNNIDRPTEEKPSMNIEQMKKMEQKITIPNQ; translated from the coding sequence ATGATTAAAAAACTCCTGCTTAGCATTTTTGCCATCAGCCTTTTAGCCTGCAATCACGGTATTAAAAAACCTGATAACTTGATAGATAGAGAAACCTTTAAACGCGCACTCACGCAAATGTACCTCTACAAGCAAGCGCCCAACCTCTCCGTATCGCGCGAAATAGATTTTAACGCCATCAGTGCGGCCATTTTGGACAAATACCACCTCTCTGCCGAGGATTTTAGAAAATCATTGGAATATTATATGGCCTCCCCTGAGCTGTACAAGGATATTTTGCAAGAAATCCAAGATTCCATACGCAATAATATAGACCGCCCCACAGAAGAAAAACCCTCTATGAACATAGAGCAAATGAAAAAAATGGAACAAAAAATCACTATTCCTAACCAATGA
- a CDS encoding prephenate dehydrogenase, with product MKLAIIGVGLIGGSLALKSKRLNLFSEIIGIDANPNHLRQAISLGIIDRQADLKEGIQQADAVMIAVPVEATISLLPQVLDYVEAQCVFDVASTKESIIRSVENHPKRQNYVATHPMWGTENSGPQAATENAFEGRSLVLCDTENSAPDKVDFIKNLYQALGMHLIYMNAKEHDVHTAYVSHISHVTSYALANTVLEKEKQEETIFQLASSGFSSTVRLAKSHAAMWLPIFKHNRENLLDVLDEHISQLEQFRKDLILENYDKVEDFILNANRIRGVLEEKKPKN from the coding sequence ATGAAATTAGCCATCATCGGCGTGGGGCTCATCGGGGGCTCTCTCGCTCTAAAAAGTAAAAGATTAAATCTCTTTTCAGAAATAATCGGCATCGATGCCAATCCCAATCACCTGCGCCAAGCCATTTCGCTAGGCATCATCGACCGCCAAGCGGATTTAAAAGAAGGCATTCAGCAAGCCGATGCCGTGATGATTGCCGTGCCAGTAGAAGCCACTATAAGCCTGCTGCCACAGGTCTTAGATTATGTAGAGGCGCAGTGCGTGTTTGATGTAGCCTCTACCAAGGAAAGCATCATTCGCAGTGTGGAAAACCACCCAAAACGCCAAAACTATGTCGCCACTCACCCTATGTGGGGTACCGAAAATAGCGGCCCCCAAGCTGCTACCGAAAACGCCTTTGAAGGGCGCTCTCTTGTGCTGTGCGACACGGAAAACTCCGCCCCAGATAAAGTAGACTTTATCAAAAACTTATACCAAGCGCTGGGTATGCACCTCATTTATATGAATGCCAAGGAACACGATGTGCATACGGCCTATGTAAGCCACATTTCGCATGTAACCTCCTATGCTCTAGCCAATACCGTTTTAGAAAAAGAAAAACAGGAAGAAACCATCTTCCAGCTTGCCAGCTCGGGCTTTTCAAGCACTGTGCGCCTGGCTAAATCGCACGCAGCTATGTGGCTCCCCATCTTTAAACATAATAGAGAAAACCTCCTCGATGTGCTAGATGAACACATAAGCCAGCTGGAACAATTTAGAAAAGACCTAATTCTTGAAAATTACGACAAAGTGGAAGATTTTATCCTAAACGCCAATCGCATACGCGGCGTACTGGAAGAAAAAAAACCGAAAAACTAA